A DNA window from Hoplias malabaricus isolate fHopMal1 chromosome 5, fHopMal1.hap1, whole genome shotgun sequence contains the following coding sequences:
- the LOC136697278 gene encoding natural cytotoxicity triggering receptor 3 ligand 1-like, with protein sequence MTERFDVDEAWLLRGNASMIIRNVTLGDEGEYSCGVIIQPDQYDHTVHLKLSAQPSVSLPGLISVAPGEEKMLRCDITKFYPEQLRVMWWNETGAEPVRDVCTGVPVPNADGTFNVTSRFTVKTETLGSEVTVYKCLVEHRSFSDIYSKNVTIRVQAPVSVSEIIKPDVIYASTLTKLSCRIIGVGPKQLKVQWFKLSSHNSENSEEPERNREADSLTGDWSLQNNTEMESENKVHTSILSLKLTINDDQTKYCCVVHCRKEKIIRSTTLSIKVEPELLQISSQPQIPRLGHSLVLCCRIEKFYPENIHLEWHKQGEELQQSSVQFGPFSDHHNLYSMWSKTELTVMPRMWRLSNVILHSLI encoded by the exons ATGACTGAAAGATTTGATGTGGATGAGGCCTGGCTTTTGAGAGGCAATGCATCAATGATCATAAGAAACGTGACACTCGGAGATGAGGGAGAATATTCTTGTGGCGTCATCATCCAGCCGGACCAATATGACCACACCGTCCACCTTAAACTGTCAG ctcaGCCCTCAGTCTCTCTCCCTGGACTCATCTCAGTGGCACCAGGAGAGGAGAAAATGCTccgttgtgacatcacaaagttTTACCCAGAGCAGCTGAGGGTAATGTGGTGGAATGAGACTGGGGCTGAGCCTGTTCGGGATGTGTGTACTGGGGTTCCTGTTCCTAATGCAGACGGCACCTTTAATGTCACTAGTCGCTTCACTGTGAAAACAGAGACATTAGGGAGTGAAGTCACAGTGTACAAGTGTCTGGTGGAGCACAGGTCTTTCTCTgacatctacagcaaaaatgtaACCATCAGAGTCCAAG CACCTGTTTCAGTGTCTGAAATTATCAAACCAGATGTTATTTATGCATCAACACTGACTAAACTCAGCTGCAGGATCATAGGAGTGGGGCCTAAACAGCTGAAAGTTCAGTGGTTCAAACTGTCATCACATAACAGTGAAAACTCTGAGGAaccagagagaaatagagaggcAGACTCTTTAACTGGAGACTGGAGCCTTCAGAACAACACAGAGATGGAGTCAGAGAATAAGGTCCACACCTCTATCCTTTCACTCAAACTGACCATAAATGATGACCAGACAAAATACTGCTGTGTGGTTCACTGCAGAAAAGAGAAAATCATCAGATCAACAACCCTCAGCATCAAAG TTGAACCTGAACTTCTGCAGATTTCCAGCCAACCTCAGATCCCCAGATTGGGCCATTCTCTGGTTCTGTGCTGCAGAATTGAAAAGTTTTATCCTGAAAACATTCATCTGGAGTGGCATAAACAAGGTGAAGAGCTGCAGCAGTCTTCTGTCCAGTTTGGTCCATTCTCTGACCACCATAACCTCTACAGTATGTGGAGTAAGACAGAGCTGACC GTCATGCCCCGAATGTGGCGTTTATCCAATGTGATCCTGCACAGCCTCATTTAG